From a single Eremothecium sinecaudum strain ATCC 58844 chromosome III, complete sequence genomic region:
- the RRN11 gene encoding Rrn11p (Syntenic homolog of Ashbya gossypii ACL020W; Non-syntenic homolog of Saccharomyces cerevisiae YML043C (RRN11)): MFESPITSYNNTERKRRKLKYKYINYLTRRYELLIGKQNSHNTDLNVLPTPDNSAAEFSDADLQHDDIERNQRTKKRRRVRLRSVLRPDGNYDDYNPPSDYSNLEDGLYGNDSDENNDSIPDPEKEFHSKYHKPQETYEVWVTSRKKRVPIQKKVMGYHTFKKLEKYAQHKTSSTLALASRSLIVSFEGMQLGYETCPKEQITNYQRMHLNHLTNLLYISIYREDWDTAYRCFALLIRMELVDLRSIWNLGSRILENYAYDTKERLLEWMSTVHNSYEVFSQNTKHQFDPVFRSGSRTHIPNYVLGWLWFVLEGATKGETTSSGHSISWLLEKISELLLRPTYSDSPEMWFINAMCYFVQADKLSLQLQKNSGNDAIYGSELDIARNQVIQHIHNTKNCLQTTKDKGGFSFPELIITDFLTKFEKRLYATNDEMKKGHSTAQQETEDSIDMEDLHTNEEFALHTVQNLNPEIVADDYEFIEQPIQFGIDSGYSSSE; the protein is encoded by the coding sequence ATGTTTGAGTCTCCAATAACCTCCTATAATAATACCGAAAGAAAGAGGAGGAAACTAAAGTacaaatatattaattatCTCACAAGACGATATGAGCTTCTCATCGGAAAACAAAATTCTCATAATACAGATTTAAATGTCTTGCCTACACCTGACAACAGTGCTGCAGAGTTCAGTGATGCAGATCTTCAACATGACGATATTGAACGAAACCAAAGAACAAAAAAACGACGGAGAGTTAGACTACGTAGTGTACTGAGGCCGGACGGCAATTACGATGATTATAACCCCCCATCTGACTATTCTAACCTAGAAGATGGTTTATATGGTAATGATAGTGATGAAAATAATGATAGTATTCCTGACCCTGAGAAAGAGTTTCATTCAAAATACCATAAGCCTCAGGAAACTTACGAGGTTTGGGTTACATCAAGGAAGAAAAGAGTGCCAATTCAGAAAAAGGTTATGGGTTACCATACGTTTAAGAAACTTGAAAAGTACGCCCAGCATAAAACTTCTAGTACTCTTGCTCTAGCTTCCAGGAGTTTGATTGTCTCTTTCGAAGGAATGCAACTAGGGTATGAAACTTGTCCGAAGGAACAAATAACGAACTATCAAAGGATGCATCTCAACCACTTAACGaatttattatatataaGCATTTACCGTGAAGATTGGGATACTGCTTATAGATGTTTTGCGTTGTTGATTCGAATGGAGCTGGTCGACTTAAGGTCAATATGGAATCTTGGATCGAGGATTTTGGAAAATTATGCATATGATACTAAAGAAAGACTATTGGAATGGATGAGTACTGTCCATAATTCGTATGAAGTATTCAGCCAGAACACGAAGCATCAATTTGACCCAGTTTTTAGGAGCGGTTCTCGAACACATATACCTAACTATGTATTGGGTTGGCTTTGGTTTGTGTTAGAAGGGGCGACAAAGGGTGAAACAACTTCATCAGGACATTCAATTTCCTGGCTATTGGAAAAGATTTCTGAACTGCTATTAAGACCGACCTATTCAGATAGCCCTGAGATGTGGTTTATTAACGCAATGTGTTACTTTGTACAGGCGGATAAACTATCTCTTCAATTGCAAAAAAATAGCGGAAATGATGCGATTTATGGTTCGGAGTTGGATATTGCAAGGAACCAGGTGATCCAGCACATTCATAATACAAAAAATTGTCTCCAAACTACAAAAGACAAAGGAGGTTTCTCTTTTCCTGAACTAATAATTACAGACTTTCTTACGAAATTTGAGAAAAGGTTGTATGCAACGAACGATGAAATGAAAAAAGGACATTCTACAGCTCAGCAAGAAACTGAAGACTCAATCGATATGGAGGATTTGCATACTAATGAGGAATTTGCCCTTCATACCGTCCAAAATTTGAATCCTGAAATAGTAGCGGATGACTATGAATTTATTGAGCAGCCAATTCAGTTTGGTATAGACTCAGGTTATAGTAGCAGCGAATAG
- the HRD1 gene encoding E3 ubiquitin-protein ligase HRD1 (Syntenic homolog of Ashbya gossypii ACL019C; Syntenic homolog of Saccharomyces cerevisiae YOL013C (HRD1)) — protein sequence MPGEIIWPIRLVFLISTYVLAAWSFYYCASTSISTLQALHSATVGIHLIIWGNFLLVHYFLMVWLVIWLLFGRLTLLEYEHIFERLHVALINFASVIFSTRNLKTHVDIVGIPFHLMCQILHWIIRDRMDFVFQSLGNQATLTGMLFSKFAVSLAVLLIIDVKAVKFFLWSYLLDQSHRDVTYMLLGVDFGLLFLDLVHVLLLVGLNLIEIYKSRDYRLAEVMDREDDLDDIGEVYTMEGKFIYEWIIEIVINTMKISLDILVFFHGLFMFSIIYDLFLKAFEMGDHIMLVYNYWKNNKKLYERLSEVTEEQLIESDSMCTICMDDMLPLANPEKHNRRPKMLPCGHILHFGCLKNWMERSQTCPICRLPVLTSTNTNNMQQVNNIRREEGQQNQNQTDQRPEMINNIDTENNEGHSTGYSRPTHIINEGPSSSQVSNLESIDTANWISFPIEYQIDQKFYLKLKEYQTDKEWEAVLTSRPKFTPQSQVDTSRNEIEPQFHRATIKELNSSDISLRNSCSPLIIANSQLAQTEEMERLKRRISELENKVDELSKRIKTD from the coding sequence ATGCCCGGAGAAATTATTTGGCCTATTAGGCTAGTATTTCTTATATCTACTTACGTGCTTGCAGCTTGGTCTTTTTATTATTGCGCATCGACCTCTATATCCACATTACAAGCACTACATAGTGCAACAGTTGGAATTCATTTAATAATATGGGGCAACTTTTTATTGGTTCATTATTTTTTGATGGTTTGGTTAGTTATATGGTTGTTATTTGGCCGACTTACGTTACTAGAATATGAGCATATCTTTGAAAGGCTTCATGTGGCTTTGATTAATTTTGCTTCTGTGATATTTTCGACTAGAAATCTGAAGACGCATGTGGATATTGTTGGGATACCATTCCATTTGATGTGCCAGATCCTACATTGGATTATCAGAGACAGGATGGATTTTGTGTTCCAAAGTTTAGGGAACCAAGCTACTTTAACTGGGATGTTGTTTTCAAAATTTGCAGTTAGCCTTGCAGTGCTATTAATTATAGACGTAAAAGCCGTGAAGTTCTTTCTATGGAGCTATTTACTAGACCAATCTCATAGAGATGTAACTTACATGTTACTTGGGGTTGATTTTGGCCTACTTTTCTTAGACCTGGTACATGTATTGCTACTTGTGGGTTTGAACTTGATCGAGATTTACAAATCCAGGGACTACCGGTTGGCAGAAGTTATGGACCGGGAGGATGATTTGGATGATATTGGAGAGGTCTATACTATGGAGGGAAAATTTATCTACGAATGGATTATAGAAATTGTAATCAATACCATGAAGATAAGCTTGGATATATTGGTATTCTTCCATGGTCTATTCATGTTCAGTATAATCTACGATTTATTCTTAAAGGCGTTTGAAATGGGGGATCATATAATGCTGGTTTATAACTATTGGAAGAATAACAAGAAGCTGTATGAGAGGTTATCAGAAGTAACAGAGGAACAATTAATTGAAAGTGATTCTATGTGTACAATTTGTATGGATGACATGTTACCACTTGCTAATCCCGAAAAGCACAATAGAAGACCTAAAATGTTACCATGTGGTCACATTTTACATTTTGGTTGTTTGAAGAATTGGATGGAAAGGTCACAAACCTGTCCTATTTGCAGACTGCCGGTGCTGACATCAACAAATACCAATAATATGCAACAAGTTAACAATATAAGAAGGGAGGAAGGCCAacaaaatcaaaatcaaacTGACCAGAGACCCGAAATGATCAATAATATAGATACAGAAAATAATGAGGGCCATTCCACAGGATATTCAAGACCAACACATATTATTAATGAAGGTCCAAGCAGTAGCCAAGTTTCTAATTTGGAATCAATTGACACTGCGAACTGGATATCGTTTCCGATTGAGTATCAAATAGATCAAAAATTCTACCTGAAATTAAAAGAATACCAAACTGACAAAGAATGGGAAGCTGTACTTACATCACGGCCAAAATTCACCCCGCAATCTCAAGTAGATACATCTCGCAATGAAATAGAACCTCAATTCCATCGAGCAACAATAAAGGAATTAAACAGTTCGGATATCTCTCTTCGAAACTCCTGTTCACCGTTGATAATAGCAAACTCTCAGTTGGCTCAAACAGAAGAGATGGAACGCTTGAAACGAAGGATTTCAGAATTAGAAAATAAGGTAGATGAGTTATCCAAACGAATTAAAACAGATTAG
- a CDS encoding OPA3 family protein (Syntenic homolog of Ashbya gossypii ACL018W; Syntenic homolog of Ashbya gossypii NOHBY302; No homolog in Saccharomyces cerevisiae; Syntenic homolog of Kluyveromyces lactis KLLA0C05896g), which translates to MSAIAIKLGSLLIRQVTRPVANLLKQQAKQHAVFKGMCVRLAQRMHRVDAKLRMKLTPMSQEKKIRPLNEQRAVENGATLLSELFVFSVTGSIVIWESLRQRNKELARRDQVVRDIQLMQSEIQELKQSIGSKNEKQVSMSTK; encoded by the coding sequence ATGAGTGCTATTGCCATAAAGTTAGGCTCCTTGCTTATAAGACAGGTTACCAGGCCTGTTGCTAACTTATTAAAGCAACAAGCTAAACAGCATGCCGTTTTCAAAGGAATGTGTGTAAGGTTGGCACAACGAATGCACCGAGTGGATGCCAAACTTCGTATGAAATTGACACCTATGAGCcaagagaagaagattAGGCCATTAAACGAGCAGAGAGCTGTTGAAAACGGCGCCACTCTACTTAGTGAATTGTTTGTATTTAGTGTGACCGGGAGTATAGTTATTTGGGAGTCATTGAGGCAGCGTAATAAGGAACTAGCTCGTCGCGATCAAGTGGTCCGCGATATACAGTTAATGCAAAGTGAAATACAAGAACTAAAACAATCCATTGGCTCGAAAAACGAGAAACAGGTGTCAATGTCGACTAAGTAA
- the HTZ1 gene encoding histone H2AZ (Syntenic homolog of Ashbya gossypii ACL017C; Syntenic homolog of Saccharomyces cerevisiae YOL012C (HTZ1)), with product MSGKVHGGKGKSGAKDGGSLRSQSHSARAGLQFPVGRIKRYLKRNAAGKTRVGSKAAIYLTAVLEYLTAEVLELAGNAAKDLKVKRITPRHLQLAIRGDDELDSLIRATIASGGVLPHINKALLLKVEKKSHK from the coding sequence ATGTCAGGAAAGGTACACGGAGGTAAAGGTAAGTCAGGAGCTAAGGATGGTGGCTCCTTAAGATCACAGTCGCACTCTGCAAGGGCGGGATTACAATTCCCAGTGGGAAGAATCAAGCGGTATTTAAAGAGAAACGCGGCTGGAAAAACGCGTGTTGGTTCCAAGGCGGCTATATACTTGACTGCTGTGCTTGAATATCTAACTGCAGAAGTATTGGAATTAGCAGGTAATGCAGCAAAGGATTTAAAAGTAAAGAGAATCACACCAAGGCATTTGCAATTAGCAATTAGAGGGGATGATGAGTTAGACTCGTTGATTAGAGCCACAATTGCTTCTGGTGGTGTTCTACCACATATAAATAAAGCTTTACTATTGAAAGTTGAGAAAAAGAGTCACAAATGA
- the TAF4 gene encoding Taf4p (Syntenic homolog of Ashbya gossypii ACL016C; Syntenic homolog of Saccharomyces cerevisiae YMR005W (TAF4)) translates to MAKSPKGAGAENARNTNREGNQEGESTSFRFANESGDLDPSGSEFSNDLPPLFDNVSESEKDRIDGLALPQTSLPSTTLVLPKSKVSHANDNKKSPHKVQKPVLNNKAGTTSMKKHTQGAGAPKQQSDPEKLSDALLSAGVDIKEEEALLNSTVVSMKPNSRVSNSQIPPHPPLLHPSHVAIMMKKVAAEQNFNQDFSKSHDLLSLMSTACELYMRDIITNSIIISRHRRKAVKLNSGRRSEITMVLRDLALKQREQEESRVKRRIALGLEKQTLDPKLDSGETLHRASNATANMMIAGGKKKYSWLTSGSKVNPSDLKNAGKVSSAVAARGDLGIKYREAREEPGIVMRDLLRALENRRVSVSNTIAKGYARIRD, encoded by the coding sequence ATGGCAAAGTCACCGAAGGGAGCTGGAGCAGAAAATGCGCGTAATACCAATAGAGAAGGTAACCAAGAGGGAGAATCAACATCATTTAGATTTGCTAATGAAAGTGGAGATTTGGATCCGTCAGGTTCTGAGTTTTCAAATGATCTTCCCCCTTTATTTGATAACGTTAGCGAGAGTGAGAAGGACAGAATTGATGGACTAGCTCTTCCGCAGACAAGTCTACCTTCTACAACGTTAGTACTACCTAAGTCGAAGGTTTCGCATGCCAATGATAATAAGAAATCTCCGCATAAGGTACAGAAGCCAGTTTTAAATAACAAAGCAGGAACCACATCGATGAAAAAGCATACACAAGGAGCTGGTGCTCCAAAACAACAAAGCGATCCTGAGAAATTGAGTGATGCGTTACTTTCAGCTGGTGTTGATATAAAGGAGGAGGAAGCGCTGCTGAACTCTACTGTGGTATCGATGAAACCTAATTCGCGAGTTTCAAATAGCCAAATTCCTCCTCATCCTCCTCTCTTGCATCCGTCTCATGTTGCAATAATGATGAAAAAGGTTGCAGCTGAACAGAACTTTAACCAAGATTTCTCAAAGAGCCACGATTTGTTAAGCCTCATGTCTACTGCATGTGAGCTTTATATGAGGGATATAATTACAAATTCTATTATTATATCGCGTCACAGAAGGAAGGCAGTTAAGCTAAATTCTGGAAGGCGGAGTGAAATTACTATGGTCCTACGTGATCTGGCATTAAAGCAACGGGAGCAAGAAGAAAGTAGAGTAAAAAGAAGGATAGCTTTGGGATTAGAGAAGCAGACTTTAGATCCGAAACTGGACAGCGGTGAAACCCTACATAGGGCTTCTAATGCTACTGCAAATATGATGATAGCCGGAGGGAAGAAGAAGTACAGTTGGTTAACGTCAGGGTCCAAAGTGAATCCTTCGGACCTAAAGAATGCTGGGAAGGTCTCTTCTGCGGTTGCCGCTAGAGGGGATTTAGGCATAAAGTACAGAGAAGCACGGGAGGAGCCAGGCATTGTAATGAGGGATTTACTACGTGCGTTGGAGAATAGGAGAGTAAGCGTCAGTAATACAATTGCTAAAGGTTATGCTAGAATAAGAGACTAG
- the RCL1 gene encoding rRNA-processing endoribonuclease (Syntenic homolog of Ashbya gossypii ACL015W; Syntenic homolog of Saccharomyces cerevisiae YOL010W (RCL1)) — MSSKYVVFQGHINFRHRIVMATLHGKPIKIEKIRSDDLNPGLRDHEVSFLRLIEAVTNGTVIEISYTGTTVIFRPGIIVGGSYTHNCPNVKPVGYFIEPLLFLAPFSKKKFSIVFRGVTASHDDAGIDAIKWGLLPVMEKFGVRECALHTLKRGSPPLGGGEVHLVVDSLISQPVTMHAIDKPLISCIRGVAYSTRVSPSMVNRMIDAAKAVLKKVPCEVNITADVWRGENSGLSPGWGITVVGETKKGWRYFAEEIGGAGDIPEDIGTKVAYKLLEEVSKSGAVDRNQLPLALVYMVIGKEDIGRLRIAKEQIDERIIALLRDIKQIFGIEAFMKNVDEADSDDMIVTIKGIGFTNTSKKIA, encoded by the coding sequence ATGTCATCCAAATATGTCGTATTTCAAGGTCACATAAATTTTAGACATAGAATAGTGATGGCTACCCTTCATGGCAAACCTATTAAGATTGAAAAGATACGCTCCGATGACCTGAATCCAGGTCTAAGAGATCATGAAGTTTCATTTTTAAGACTGATCGAAGCTGTAACGAACGGAACTGTTATAGAGATTTCCTATACGGGTACAACAGTTATTTTTAGACCTGGAATTATTGTCGGCGGCTCATACACACATAATTGTCCTAATGTAAAACCCGTTGGCTATTTCATCGAACCTTTACTTTTCCTGGCACCATTTTCTAAGAAGAAGTTTTCTATTGTTTTTCGTGGTGTTACAGCATCTCATGATGATGCAGGTATCGACGCCATAAAATGGGGATTGCTACCGGTCATGGAAAAGTTCGGTGTCAGAGAATGCGCATTGCATACATTGAAAAGAGGTTCCCCACCACTTGGAGGAGGTGAAGTACACTTGGTTGTAGATTCTCTAATTTCACAACCAGTCACAATGCATGCAATAGATAAACCTTTAATTTCATGCATTAGAGGAGTTGCTTATTCCACTAGAGTCAGTCCGTCTATGGTAAACAGAATGATCGATGCTGCAAAAGCAGTACTAAAGAAAGTTCCCTGTGAGGTGAACATTACTGCTGATGTATGGAGAGGTGAGAACTCAGGGTTAAGTCCGGGCTGGGGGATAACAGTAGTCGGCGAGACGAAGAAAGGCTGGAGATATTTTGCAGAGGAGATTGGTGGTGCTGGTGATATTCCGGAAGATATTGGAACGAAAGTTGCCTACAAACTACTAGAGGAAGTGAGTAAAAGTGGGGCAGTTGATAGAAACCAACTTCCGTTGGCATTAGTATATATGGTGATTGGTAAGGAAGATATTGGTAGATTAAGAATTGCGAAAGAGCAAATAGATGAGCGTATAATTGCATTATTAAGGGATATAAAACAAATCTTTGGTATTGAAGCGTTTATGAAAAATGTGGACGAAGCAGACAGTGATGATATGATTGTAACGATAAAAGGTATAGGATTTACGAATACCAGTAAGAAAATTGCCTAA
- the MVP1 gene encoding Mvp1p (Syntenic homolog of Ashbya gossypii ACL014C; Syntenic homolog of Saccharomyces cerevisiae YMR004W (MVP1)), translated as MNIEGDDPWRRPHVSQAAENVWSGENKGSISDTVIDNSPSLLSHDPFGPTTLNEPSLSAEVKETIRVNYNERNINNTDSSTMEQSVWGQATTSFNNINSSALDKLNSAGNDAASENGSKSELLDSWIESVRKTFVPLSSNIVVVEKIPEREGILFKHTNYLVKHLISLPNTTPSPDRTVIRRYSDFSWLQEVLLQRYPFRMIPELPPKKIGTQNSDPVFLARRRKGLTRFINLVMKHPVLRIDDLVLTFLTVPTDLSSWRKQANYDTSEEFTDQKIDKAFLGMWHKDLSVQWNKADENIDGLLESWIKISVLVERYEKRMKHVSEERRILGTIMEEFSANSNALYPLDLNSINDINNHINIVSKHLHKLADISENEQEEVEEELSVKFKTFIDFILALKGVFERYKMMAGNNIPQLQRRVEINLDKLRAIEGKADTKGAEYERIKGVIQRDKRTITDQLNRSWLIRKCILEEFVIFQETQFVITSIFQEWAKMHTKYVNEHTECWERLYSNMEDMPFARNI; from the coding sequence ATGAATATTGAAGGTGATGATCCTTGGCGCAGGCCTCATGTTTCCCAAGCTGCAGAAAATGTTTGGTCTGGAGAGAATAAGGGATCCATAAGTGATACCGTTATTGATAACTCACCTTCCCTACTATCACATGACCCATTTGGACCAACCACCTTGAACGAGCCATCTCTTTCCGCTGAAGTTAAGGAAACTATAAGGGTGAATTATAATGAACGCAACATTAATAATACTGATAGTTCTACGATGGAACAAAGTGTATGGGGACAAGCTACCACCTCTTTTAATAATATAAATTCATCAGCTTTAGACAAGCTTAATTCAGCAGGCAATGATGCGGCCTCAGAAAATGGATCTAAAAGCGAACTCTTGGATAGTTGGATAGAAAGTGTACGCAAAACATTTGTTCCTTTATCAAGCAATATTGTGGTGGTAGAAAAgattccggagagggaAGGAATACTTTTCAAGCATACAAACTACTTGGTGAAACATTTAATTTCGCTACCTAATACTACCCCCTCTCCTGATAGAACAGTAATCAGAAGATACTCGGATTTTAGCTGGCTACAAGAGGTTTTACTTCAAAGATATCCATTTCGAATGATACCTGAATTACCTCCAAAGAAAATTGGAACTCAAAATTCAGACCCTGTATTTCTTGCAAGGAGAAGAAAGGGATTGACTAGGTTTATTAATCTTGTAATGAAGCATCCTGTATTGCGGATCGATGATCTTGTCCTGACTTTTTTAACGGTGCCGACAGATTTATCTAGTTGGAGGAAACAAGCGAATTATGATACCTCTGAAGAATTTACTGATCAAAAAATTGACAAAGCCTTCTTAGGTATGTGGCATAAGGATCTCAGTGTGCAATGGAATAAAGCGGATGAAAACATTGATGGGTTGTTAGAGTCATGGATCAAAATATCAGTACTTGTTGAAAGATACGAAAAACGAATGAAGCATGTATCAGAAGAACGGAGAATATTGGGTACAATAATGGAGGAATTTAGTGCTAACTCGAATGCGTTATATCCACTGGATTTGAATAGCATTAATGATATCAATAACCATATAAATATTGTGTCAAAACATCTTCACAAATTGGCGGATATCTCCGAAAATGAGCAggaagaagttgaagaagaattATCTGTGAAGTTTAAAACTTTTATTGATTTCATTTTAGCGCTAAAAGGTGTATTTGAAAGGTACAAAATGATGGCTGGAAACAATATCCCACAGCTTCAGAGACGAGTGGAGATTAATCTTGATAAATTACGTGCCATTGAAGGTAAAGCTGACACGAAGGGTGCGGAATACGAAAGAATTAAGGGAGTCATTCAAAGAGATAAAAGGACCATTACGGATCAATTAAACAGGTCATGGCTAATCAGGAAATGCATCCTGGAGGAATTTGTTATATTTCAAGAGACACAATTTGTTATAACTAGCATCTTTCAGGAATGGGCGAAGATGCATACAAAATATGTAAATGAGCATACAGAGTGTTGGGAGAGGTTATATTCGAATATGGAGGATATGCCCTTTGCAAGAAATATTTAA
- the MDM12 gene encoding ERMES complex subunit MDM12 (Syntenic homolog of Ashbya gossypii ACL013C; Syntenic homolog of Saccharomyces cerevisiae YOL009C (MDM12)) has protein sequence MSFDINWDKISGDPHINQHIKEFLNLQLESIELPSYVSNIKMIDFKLGGIPPTITLKQIGDPLDEFYQAIIDEGSPMGDKNTDIQFLVELDYKGDMLMEVSAELLLNYPSPKFMRLPVKLSISDIGMHCLCIVAYLQKQLFVSFLCDISDPILDNEESLMDNNGPTFGLKGLERISLIRSIQIKTAIGQQGLGEGAILRNVGKLEQFLTDIFKNMIRKEAAWPSWINFDFNDEEEDDIYD, from the coding sequence ATGTCGTTCGATATAAACTGGGATAAGATAAGTGGGGATCCCCATATTAACCAGCACATCAAAGAGTTTCTAAACTTGCAACTGGAGTCCATTGAGCTACCGAGCTATGTGAGTAACATTAAGATGATCGATTTCAAACTAGGTGGAATTCCCCCTACAATTACTTTAAAACAGATAGGCGACCCTTTGGACGAATTCTACCAGGCAATTATAGATGAGGGTTCTCCAATGGGTGATAAAAACACTGATATACAATTCTTGGTGGAACTGGATTATAAGGGCGATATGCTTATGGAGGTAAGTGCAGAGCTCCTATTGAACTATCCAAGCCCAAAGTTCATGAGATTACCTGTAAAACTATCAATAAGTGATATTGGTATGCATTGTCTGTGTATCGTTGCATACCTGCAAAAGCAGCTATTCGTTAGTTTTCTTTGTGATATTAGTGACCCAATTTTAGACAACGAAGAGTCCTTGATGGACAATAACGGACCTACCTTTGGTTTAAAAGGTTTGGAACGTATCTCATTGATCAGAAGCATTCAAATAAAGACTGCCATTGGGCAGCAAGGTCTTGGAGAGGGCGCTATTTTAAGAAACGTTGGCAAATTAGAACAATTCTTAACTGATATATTCAAGAATATGATACGGAAAGAAGCTGCATGGCCTAGCTGGATTAATTTTGATTTTAATGATGAGGAGGAAGACGATATTTATGATTAA
- the COQ10 gene encoding ubiquinone-binding protein COQ10 (Syntenic homolog of Ashbya gossypii ACL012W; Syntenic homolog of Saccharomyces cerevisiae YOL008W (COQ10)), which produces MLARDFVKGFCTRRLPCGNSRRSFVGFIDSGSTVQKLSIKKLFNSPAKNVYDIVSDISKYQEFVPYCKESFVSGIDPTHRTPVEAGLRIQFQNYDEQVLCKVQCSDNKNDVLSIVAECKEDTLFETLRTSWRISPHPENYEASNVELCLQFKFRSLLYQNLSMLFGQKAIQVAIDVFHKRALQQRHVELNSNKELKVD; this is translated from the coding sequence ATGCTTGCTAGAGATTTTGTAAAAGGATTCTGCACTAGGAGACTTCCTTGCGGTAACTCAAGGAGAAGTTTTGTTGGTTTCATTGATAGTGGTAGTACAGTACAGAAGCTTTCTATAAAAAAGTTGTTCAATTCACCGGCCAAGAATGTGTATGATATAGTATCAGATATCTCAAAATATCAAGAGTTTGTTCCATACTGTAAAGAATCATTTGTAAGTGGAATTGACCCTACTCATAGAACCCCTGTTGAAGCCGGCTTGAGAATACAATTCCAAAATTACGATGAACAAGTTCTATGTAAAGTTCAGTGCTCAGATAATAAAAATGATGTCTTATCGATTGTTGCAGAATGTAAAGAGGACACTCTTTTTGAGACATTAAGAACCAGTTGGCGAATTTCACCTCACCCGGAAAATTATGAAGCTTCTAATGTAGAACTCTGTCTACAATTCAAATTTAGGTCGCTGCTATATCAAAACTTGTCGATGTTATTTGGCCAAAAAGCGATCCAGGTTGCTATCGATGTGTTTCATAAACGGGCTTTACAGCAGAGACACGTTGAATTAAATTCAAACAAAGAATTAAAAGTAGATTAA